From the genome of Vicia villosa cultivar HV-30 ecotype Madison, WI linkage group LG2, Vvil1.0, whole genome shotgun sequence, one region includes:
- the LOC131652356 gene encoding E3 ubiquitin-protein ligase HOS1 yields the protein MDRQLNGGTAVISSSSGGGAIARSFSPSIQPNYSSRLVQETLEHLAAIDLIELCKEAKVERCRATRDLRSCGRYVHHVLNSCGHASLCEECSQRCDICPICRVQIPKSGTKLRHRLYYECMEAGLISKRCDERFQEIEDGEKQLTADVQRLYSLFDVALENNLVSLICHYITDVCMDETAVSSDPVIAFLLDEVVVKDWCMRTFKNIMTELQGIYKLDISGMKERLSLLLKFSLYLKGISNVLDILESSFKGTLSAQLHDLHHLQESILKTKQHMEIVIWCTRHEFLDNVRSRFSNSSSWASVVRKRKSEAIRRAWPDAINESTESKGHDGSLFIEDALNNLDLEDEMMPQIGDGLEVAALQKDGASIFRSNTDQVLSCYPFKNLRAAADLLFLHGSSDVVIAKQAIFLYYLYDRHWTIPDEEWRDILEDFAATFSISRHSLLESLTFYLLDDHTDEALQEACRILPEISGPTSHPKIAEVLLERGSPDTALMVLRWSGRDGGLQMNSLRDAVTAVRVRIECGLLTEAFMHQRVLCTKAKEKTFNRGLSGDTKEKQKGQNSNGVEWVEVLVTEICCLCIRRNLVDRMLELPWNSDEEKYIHKCLLEYAIEDPLRTTGSLLAVFYIQRYRYSEAYQVHTKLEKVEQDFISKGSISQEFLPRLETAIRWRSNLVNRSLELLPEVEREQLRSGNLIEDAATSHGVAEIPDKFDVHQVQDSTSTSLLIPSSANRSLLLHKDHTSTLLGSSTLATSTKTGTPFPTTGPEFSNFINPSYPHEGLLTNNERVSSRQGKIGKILRYDNTPTPRNHRIRLMNGSPPKAFSRSASSSQENLRDKILSGVERNSLFGHDQTTSPMFSRKATANSVTRSTLSSPKEFANDLPNMYSKNVQSRKDDNSWNVMSTNDPMDVSQSQTKKKLNTEVNINGGPRWRSDETSDDEAEDRDKAMDIAHYATPSRTIRKSRVARR from the exons ATGGATAGGCAGCTCAACGGAGGCACCGCCGTTATATCGAGCTCCAGCGGCGGCGGCGCCATTGCTAGATCTTTTTCCCCGTCGATACAACCTAATTACAGTAGCCGATTAGTTCAG GAAACATTGGAGCACTTGGCTGCAATTGATCTGATTGAATTGTGCAAAGAAGCTAAAGTTGAGCGTTGCCGGGCTACTAGAGATTTGAGAAGCTGTGGTCGCTATGTTCACCATGTATTGAATTCATGTGGGCATGCTTCATTATGCGAAGAGTGTAGTCAACGGTGTGACATCTGTCCAATTTGTAGAGTCCAAATTCCGAAAAGTGGTACTAAACTGCGTCATCGACTTTATTACGAGTGCATGGAAGCTGGCCTTATTTCCAAAAGATGTGACGAGAGGTTTCAAGAAATAGAAGATGGGGAGAAACAATTAACTGCTGACGTCCAACGCCTTTATTCTTTATTTGACGTTGCACTTGAGAATAACCTGGTTTCCTTAATCTGCCACT ATATTACAGATGTATGTATGGATGAAACAGCTGTTTCCAGTGATCCTGTCATAGCATTTTTGTTGGATGAAGTGGTAGTGAAGGATTGGTGCATGAGGACATTCAAAAATATCATGACTGAACTACAGGGAATTT ATAAGCTTGACATCTCAGGAATGAAAGAGAGATTAAGTTTACTTCTGAAATTTTCATTATACCTGAAGGGCATATCAAATGTGCTAGACATTTTGGAGTCATCTTTTAAGGGTACTCTTTCAGCACAACTTCATGATCTGCACCATCTTCAAGAGAGCATATTAAAGACAAAGCAG CATATGGAGATTGTTATTTGGTGTACCAGACATGAATTTTTGGATAATGTGAGATCTCGCTTTTCCAATAGTTCATCATGGGCTTCAGTTGTCCGCAAACGGAAATCAGAAGCAATTCGACGTGCTTGGCCAGATGCAATAAATGAATCAACGGAGTCAAAAGGACATGATGGATCTCTATTTATTGAAGATGCACTGAATAATCTTGATTTGGAGGATGAGATGATGCCTCAAATTGGAGATGGATTAGAAGTTGCAGCCTTGCAGAAAGATGGAGCATCAATTTTCAGGTCCAATACTGATCAGGTGCTGAGTTGCTATCCCTTCAAAAATCTTCGAGCAGCTGCTGACTTACTCTTTTTGCATGGAAGTTCTGATGTGGTGATTGCAAAACAAGCAATT TTTCTGTATTATTTGTATGATCGCCACTGGACTATTCCTGATGAAGAATGGAGAGACATACTCGAGGACTTTGCAGCTACATTTAGTATAAGCAGGCACTCTTTACTTGAGTCTTTGACTTTTTACCTTCTTGATGATCATACAGATGAAGCTTTACAG GAAGCGTGTCGCATTCTTCCTGAGATATCTGGCCCAACTTCCCATCCTAAAATTGCTGAAGTACTGTTAGAAAGGGGAAGTCCTGATACAGCTCTCATGGTTTTGAGATGGTCTGGGCGCGATGGTGGACTACAAATGAATTCACTTAGGGATGCTGTCACTGCAGTGCGGGTAAGGATTGAGTGTGGGCTTCTGACTGAGGCATTTATGCATCAGAGAGTTCTCTGCaccaaagcaaaagaaaagactTTCAATAGAGGATTGTCTGGGGATACCAAGGAGAAACAAAAAGGCCAAAATAGTAATGGGGTTGAGTGGGTGGAGGTCCTGGTAACAGAGATTTGTTGCCTTTGTATTCGGAGAAACTTGGTGGACCGAATGCTAGAATTGCCGTGGAATTCTGATGAAGAAAAATATATACACAAATGTCTTTTGGAATATGCTATTGAAGACCCCCTAAGGACAACTGGAAGTCTACTCGCTGTGTTTTATATTCAG CGCTACAGATACTCTGAAGCATATCAAGTTCATACTAAACTTGAAAAGGTGGAGCAAGACTTCATTTCAAAAGGTTCTATCAGTCAAGAATTTCTACCAAGATTAGAAACGGCTATTCGATGGAGATCTAATTTAGTT AACAGAAGTTTGGAGTTGTTGCCAGAAGTTGAGCGGGAACAACTGAGAAGCGGAAACTTGATTGAGGATGCTGCTACTTCTCACGGGGTAGCTGAAATTCCTGATAAATTTGACGTTCATCAGGTTCAAGATTCAACATCAACCAGTTTATTGATTCCTTCATCTGCTAATCGTTCTCTTCTGCTACATAAAGATCACACGTCCACATTGTTAGGCTCTTCAACTTTAGCAACTTCGACTAAAACAGGCACACCTTTCCCCACTACTGGTCCTGAGTTCAGTAATTTCATTAACCCATCATATCCCCACGAGGGGTTACTTACCAATAATGAGAGGGTTTCAAGCCGCCAAGGTAAAATTGGCAAAATCCTTAGATATGATAATACTCCAACTCCAAGGAATCATAGGATCCGTCTTATGAATGGCTCACCACCAAAAGCATTTAGCAGATCAGCAAGCAGTTCCCAGGAAAATCTGCGAGACAAAATATTGTCTGGAGTTGAACGAAACTCGCTTTTTGGCCATGATCAAACTACCAGCCCCATGTTCTCCCGGAAGGCTACAGCTAATTCTGTTACCAGATCCACACTCAGCTCTCCTAAAGAATTTGCAAATGACCTTCCAAATATGTATAGTAAGAATGTACAGTCACGTAAAGATGATAATAGTTGGAATGTCATGTCTACTAATGATCCAATGGATGTTTCTCAGAG CCAAacgaaaaagaaattaaatactGAAGTTAACATCAATGGTGGACCAAGATGGAGATCTGATGAAACTAGTGATGATGAAGCAGAAGATCGGGATAAAGCAATGGATATAGCTCATTATGCAACTCCTTCCAGGACAATTAGAAAAAGCAGAGTTGCCAGGAGATGA
- the LOC131652357 gene encoding peroxisomal acyl-coenzyme A oxidase 1-like, protein MAGVDYLAFERNKAQFDVNELKIVWAGSREELELTDRISRLVANDPVFRKDDRASLDRKELFKNTLRKAAYAWKKIIELRLTEKEANKLRTFVDQPAFTDLHWGMFVPAIKGQGTDEQQAKWLPLANKMQIIGCYAQTELGHGSNVQGLETTATFDPQTDEFVIHSPTLTSSKWWPGGLGKVSTHAVVYARLITDGQDQGVHGFIVQLRSLDDHLPLSGITVGDIGMKFGNAAYNSMDNGVLSFDHVRIPRNQMLMRVSQVTREGKYVQSSVPRQLMYGTMVYVRQAIVADASTALSRAVCIATRYSAVRRQFGSQNGGLETQVIDYKTQQARLFPLLASAYAFRFVSEWLKWLYTDVTQRLQANDFSTLPEAHACTAGLKSLTTTATADGIEECRKLCGGHGYLTSSGLPELFAVYVPACTYEGDNTVLLLQVARHLVKTISQLGSGKQPVGTTAYLARLEQLSQYQSDVTRAEDWLKPNVVIEAFEARAARMNVAVAQNLSKFSNPEEGFQELSADLVEAAAAHCQLIVVSKFIEKLQQDIPGKGVKQQLQVLCSIYALFLLHKHLGDFLSTGSINQKQGSLANELLRSLYSQVRPNAIALVDAFNHSDHLLGSTLGRYDGNVYPKLYEEAWKDPLNDSVVPDGIRQYVQPILRQQLRNARL, encoded by the exons ATGGCCGGCGTTGATTATTTAGCTTTCGAGAGAAACAAAGCTCAATTCGATGTTAACGAATTGAAGATCGTTTGGGCTGGTTCTCGTGAAGAATTGGAACTTACCGATCGGATTTCTCGCCTCGTTGCTAACGATCCG GTTTTCCGAAAGGATGATAGAGCTAGTCTTGATAGGAAGGAGTTGTTTAAGAACACTCTGAGAAAAGCAGCTTATGCATGGAAAAAGATTATTGAGCTTCGTCTTACGGAAAAGGAAGCTAATAAGCTTAGAACCTTTGTGGATCAGCCTGCTTTTACGGATCTTCATTGG GGGATGTTTGTGCCTGCTATTAAAGGGCAAGGAACTGATGAGCAGCAGGCTAAGTGGTTGCCTCTAGCTAATAAGATGCAAATAATTGGTTGTTATGCCCAAACTGAACTTGGTCATGGATCCAATGTTCAAGGACTTGAAACAACTGCGACATTTGATCCACAAACAGACGAGTTTGTTATTCATAGCCCCACGTTGACTTCCAGCAAA TGGTGGCCTGGTGGGTTGGGTAAAGTATCCACACATGCTGTGGTTTATGCCCGTCTTATTACGGATGGTCAAGACCAAGGAGTGCATG GTTTCATTGTCCAGCTGCGGAGCTTGGATGATCACTTGCCTCTTTCAGGCATAACTGTTGGAGATATTGGAATGAAATTTGGAAACGCAGCATATAACAGCATGGATAACGGAGTTCTGAGTTTTGACCACGTACGAATTCCAAGGAATCAAATGTTAATGAG GGTTTCACAGGTCACCAGAGAAGGAAAATATGTACAATCCAGTGTTCCAAGACAATTAATGTATGGTACTATGGTATATGTGAGGCAGGCAATTGTAGCTGATGCATCGACTGCTTTGTCACGAGCAGTTTGCATTGCTACTAGATATAGTGCTGTTCGAAGACAGTTTGGGTCTCAGAATGGTGGTCTTGAAACACAG GTGATTGATTACAAAACACAGCAGGCTAGACTCTTCCCATTGCTAGCATCTGCATATGCTTTCAGATTTGTTAGTGAGTGGCTGAAATGGCTTTACACGGATGTGACTCAAAGATTACAAGCGAATGATTTTTCAACATTGCCTGAAGCTCATGCGTGCACTGCTGGGTTGAAATCCTTGACTACTACCGCAACTGCT GATGGAATTGAAGAATGCCGTAAACTATGTGGAGGTCATGGTTATCTTACTAGCAGTGGTCTACCCGAGTTATTTGCAGTTTATGTTCCTGCCTGCACATATGAAGGAGACAATACTGTGCTGCTTTTACAG GTGGCAAGGCATCTCGTGAAGACTATTTCTCAGTTGGGCTCTGGAAAACAACCTGTTGGTACCACAGCTTATTTGGCTCGACTGGAACAGTTGTCGCAATATCAATCTGATGTTACAAGAG CTGAGGATTGGTTGAAGCCTAATGTAGTGATTGAAGCATTTGAAGCTAGGGCTGCCAGGATGAATGTTGCTGTTGCTCAAAATCTCAGCAAGTTCTCTAATCCTGAAGAGG GTTTTCAAGAACTCTCGGCTGACTTAGTTGAGGCAGCAGCTGCTCACTGCCAATTAATTGTTGTTTCCAA ATTTATAGAAAAGTTGCAGCAAGATATACCTGGAAAAGGAGTAAAACAGCAATTACAAGTTCTTTGCAGCATTTATGCTTTATTTCTTCTTCATAAGCATTTGGGAGATTTTCTTTCCACTGGCTCCATCAATCAAAAACAAGGATCACTCGCAAACGAGCTGTTGAGGTCCTTGTATTCACAG GTTCGTCCTAATGCAATTGCGCTCGTTGATGCATTTAATCACTCTGATCACTTGCTTGGTTCGACTCTTGGACGCTATGACGGCAATGTGTATCCTAAGCTGTATGAAGAGGCTTGGAAAGATCCTTTGAACGATTCAGTTGTTCCTGATGGCATTCGTCAGTATGTTCAACCAATTCTTAGGCAACAACTACGCAATGCCAGACTCTAG